One Pyrococcus furiosus DSM 3638 genomic window, GGAGGAGGGGAACCTCACAGATTTTCCCTGAGCGATGCAATACTTATCAAGGATAATCACCTTGCCCTAGTTCCCCTAGAAGAAGCAATAAGAAGGGCCAAGGAATTCAGCGTATACAAAGTGGTGGAGGTTGAAGTTGAAAGTCTGGAGGATGCAATAAAAGCGGCAAAAGCGGGGGCCGACGTAATAATGCTTGATAACATGACGCCCGAAGAAATAGAGAGAGTTATAGAGGAGCTCAAGAAGTTGGGATTAAGGGAAAAAGTTAAGATTGAAATATCGGGAGGGATAACTCCAGAAAATATAAGAGAGTACGCAAGACTCGATGTGGATGTTATAAGCCTCGGCTACCTAACTCATTCCGTGAAGAACTTCGATGTCAGTCTTGAGATTGTGGGATGAGAGGCTTTCTCTTAACTGGCCCCCTGGGATACTCCTCCTCAAATATCTCAGCCGTAAACTTGTACACTTTTGTATCTTCATCAAGCCAGCAGTCTGGTGGCAATCCAGCTTTCCAGCACGTCTCTGCTAGAAACTCCTCCTCATCCCAACCCCACTCCACTGCCACTTGGGGAAGAAGAAGGCCCGTGTAAATTCCCTTTTCCACTATAAGCCCATCCCTTCCAACCTTTATCTTCTTAGGCCTCTCCTCCGGTGGACCCTCAATAAGTTCTGGAGGAGTTAGAACGCTGACCTCTACAACGATGTTGTTCATCTCCTCAAGCTTCACCGGTGGAAATCTTGGATCGTCAACAGCTGCGTATATAGCGGCTTTTATTGTTGCCTTAACTAGAGGGTAGATCGGCAAGGGGAACCCTATGCATCCCCTCAATGCCGCTTGTGGTGGAACATTGTGCCTGTTTAGGGTAACAAAGACTCCCATCTTTTCCCACAACTCTGGAGGGATATCTTTAGGGGGCTCTATCTCCCTCCCCGTCCTGAGGTATTCCTCTATAGCCCTCCTTGCGAGCCTTACTAGGAACTCTCCCCACTCATCCTTAATCCTATACATCTTCCCTCACCCGTATCAAGTTTATTATATCCATAACATCCTCAACATCCATCCCAAGGATATTTCTTAACTCCTTTACATTAACTTCTTTTGAAACTTTCCTTATCTCATTACTTTCAAGGAGAAAGAGTTTTATATCGTTCCCATAAGGCAAAAGATCCACTATATCCTTTCCTTCAACTATGATCACGTCTTCCCTCTTTCTAGTTTTGATAATTTCTGCTATCACCATTTTCAAACTTTCAACTTCATCTTCCTTTCCTTCAAGGATGTCCTTCAACTCATCTACAGGAGACAAATCTCCAAGGCTTACTGCCATTAGAACATCTTCCAAAACTGAGGTTGGAAGATCTCCTCTCGTTATTATGTCAAAGAGTTCCACTAAAAGTTCTTTGGGAGTACTGTAAAATTCGCCACTTGCAGTCTTTTCTCCGTCCTCAAAAACCATCTCTTCAACTTCACAAATTATTCCTTCAAGGGGAAACACAGCTTGGATGTACCTTGCAGTGGAGCGAATACCATAAAAGATATTTGAGACTTCGTCAACGTTAACAAGCTTCATGAATCCTCCCACTGATATCTTTACTTTATATGTACTGGTGGGGCCGCCGGGATTTGAACCCGGGTCGCGGGCTCCCGAAGCCCGCAGGATGGGCCAAGCTACCCTACGGCCCCTTCAAAATGGACAGGAATACATAAAATTATAAACTTTTCTCACAAGCTCTCCCTCACCCTCCTTCTTATGTTAGGATCTCTATCAGCCAGCTCCTTCAAGAATTCTTCAAAGCTCTTCCAGTCCGGAACTTCCTCATCAAGATAAATTCCAGTCCTGCCAATTCTGTCCCTTCTTGTGAGAACCTTAACCCTCTCCTCCACTATATCTACGCTAACTCCAAGAATCTTTGCCACTTCTGCCTCCCTTCCAACCACCTCCCTTTCGATGTGTCCTTTATCAGTTGGAATTATCAGAATTAACTTTTTGTTAACCCCTGGGACTCTCTGCTTGGTCTTCACTCCCCACAAGTCAAGCATTCCTCCCCACTTGTAAAACTCAAGCTCCCTATCAGTTGGATCGACTAAGAAAAACGTTACAGTTGTTTCTTCATCGATCTCTATGTGCCCCTTAATTAAGTGCCACGGAGTAGCCATTACTATTCTTCTCCTCTGAATTAAATCTCCCAAGGCGAGCTCAATTAAATAGCTTGGGACTCTATAAGGAATAACTATGTCTATGTCACTATCCCTCCTCACATCTCCCCTAGCTACGCTCCCATAAACATGAGGATCAAAATCCTTGAGGAGCTCCATTATCTTGAGAGCCTTCTCCCTCTTCTCCCAGAGAATCCTCCACCTCTTAGGAGAGTAAACTACTTCCCTCTCATCCCAAACCCTAACAACCTTTTCCCTGGGCATCAATATTACTACTTTTTCCCCATTTAATAATGTTTTTAACGAAGAAAGCTTCCTTGAATGGGGGGAGATAAATGAAGGTAATCATGACAACTAAGATTGACAAGGCTTCAATGAACATAAGGGAGAAGCTCATTGAAAACTTCGGCTTTACGGAGAGCAACCTCACATTCGATGGGAATAGGGTTTATGAGAAGGAAGACATCCTAATTCTCACCACAAACGAAGAGATGATATACTACGACTACCTCGACAAGGAGATTGAAAAGCAGACAAAGATAAAACCTGAGGTTATAGTTTTCGCATCTAGACACTCAAGTGCAAAAAAACTTCCTTCCCTAACCACCCATGTTACTGGAAACTGGGGAAAGGCAATGTATGGGGGAAAAGATGAGAGCTTTGCCATAGCATTTCCAAGCGCGATGAAGTTAGCCCTACTAAAAATGCACGAACTAAACGACCTCGGTTGGACAGTTTGTTATGAAGCAACTCACCACGGTCCAAGTGAACTGGAAGTCCCTAGCCTCTTCATAGAAATTGGATCCAGCGAAGAGGAGTGGGTTAATGATAGAGCTGGAGAAATAATAGCCGAAACAATAATGTATGTCCTTAAAAAGAGGGAGAAGTTTAAGGTCGCCCTAGGTATTGGAGGGGGACACTATGCTCCAAAGCAGACAAAGGTAGCACTTGAAAGTGACCTTGCATTCTCCCACATTCTCCCAAAATACGCACAGCCAGTGAAGAAGGAAGTTATCCTTCGCGCACTTTCAAGGTCGACTGAGGAAGTTGAGGCAATATACGTTGACTGGAAGGGAAGTAGGGGAGAGACTAGACAACTAGCTAAGGAATTAGCAAATGAGCTGGGGCTTGAATTTATAAAGGATTAATTTCATCTGAATAGTTTATTTCTTTATGCGTGCTCAAAGTAATAAGTATGAGTTCAATTTTATCACTATGTTTGTTTTTTATATAGAAATGTTTTTTAGTACTATTTTGGGTTGTAATTTTGGTGATTTGTGGTGAGGAGGAGTATTGTATTCTTTGTTATAAGTTTGTTATTGGGAGGCCTAGTTAATCCTAGTATTGTCCAAGCTAGTACTCAGGATCCCTATGAAGAGTTTTGGGAAATACTTTGGAGGGAGGCTAGGCTCGTTGGGGAGGCAGAATCTGGAAACACTACAGCAATAAACGAGTTAATAGAGAACTCCAAGGCTGGGGCTGAGAATGCCATAATAATCTCAACCCAAACCTGGCAAACCCTTCAAGAATTAAAATCAGCGGGAGTCAAATTGTACTATACTGAAGACGAGCTTAAGGAAATGATTGAGGAGATAAAGGCTAAAGGCCTCCCGCAAGAGACTGTACAAGCCTTAAAAAACGAAGGTTGGAGTGATGAAGAAATCGAGGAGTTCGAGCAGTACTTGATTGAGCATGCTGATGAAGTCAAGGGCGACTTTAACATGAGCAAATTCCTAACAGACTTCTCAAACGCATTCATTAGAATAGCATTCAAATACAACAGTTACGAGGCGAGGGCACTAGAACTAAAATACTGGAAAGACTACCAATCAAAGCCTGGAGATACTCTAATAACCCGCGAAATCCCACCACAAATTGCAAGAGAGTGGATTAGTTTTTACCGCGCTTACCTCTTTGAAGGAATTGATGAAAAACTCTCCACCATTGAAAGGTTAAAGGCTAAGGAAGTTGAAGTGATAAAATCAAACCCCAAGGGAAGGGATGGGCACGTCATAATAAGAAATTCAAACTTTTCAATTGTCTTTAACAAATTTAAGAGGATTCCAATCATCAAATGCACGTACTGGTGGAATGCAATCAAAGCCTACAACCTAACACTACAAGTTGAGTCGATATTAAAAGCCCAAAAGCTGGGAAACTCTAACCCAGAATTAAATTACCTCCTGAATCACAAGGTGGTAGAACTGGCGAGGGCATTAACGGCTGAATGTTATGGGGATGGAACAACACCAATTCCAAAGCCAATAATCACAATTCCAAAACCACCAAAAGATACGGATCTGCCATTAAATGATCAAATTGCCCGGGAGGCTTTAATGGTTGGGGAGAGTGAGGGGATTCTTGTAATTAAGGCAGTCCGCGTGAATCCAGTTGAAGTCACGAGTGAGTACGCCACTTATCAAGTTGAGGTGGAGATTGAGGCTCAGAATAATGCAGTTTACGACATTAACGTTGAGTTTGATGGAACATCACTCGAGGACACTGAAAAAGTTGGCATGCTGAATAAGGATGAGGTAAAGGTGATTAAGAGTACTGTCAGTGGGAAGGTTTACGGGAGTGGTAGTGTTACCGTTGCTGGAACAGTAAAAATCACTTACAAGTCTTACCGGGGGAATGCTCCAATGGCCATTCAAACAACTTCAATGAGTAAAAAGACCACTGAGAGAACTTATGAAGAGACAATAAGCTTGAAAGATCCAGTGGATCCTAGCAAGGTTAGCGTCACACTTTCCATTGATGGGGATCGTGTGGAGGGTAGTGCCTTAACCTTCAAGGCTCGCGTGAGGAATGATAATGAGGTTGGGATTAGTGGGTCTTGTACACTCAGCCTTGAAGTCCCAACTTCAGGCACGAGTAGGAGTTCTTACCAGAAGTCTGAAAGCTTTAACGCTGAGGGTAAGAGTACTGCTTTAGTCAATTTTGGCTCGGTTACATACTCTCGCTCTGGAACTTACAGTTACGTGCTAACTTGTAAGTTTGGACAGCATTCTAAGAGTGTAGATGGCGAGTTCACTGTAAGGAAAAAGTCTAGTGGCTCGCTAGGCATTACTACTGTAACGATAACTCCAAACTTGCCCAGGGCTGGGGAAATTGTTACATTCAAGGTTGAGGTTAAGAATTCCTACTCTAGCGGGAGGAACGTTAGCGTAAAGTTGTTCATTGATGATGTTGAGGTTGACTCTACTAGTGCTTACATTCCCCCAGACTCTACTAAAACCCTAACCCTCCAGTGGAGTGCTGAGGGTGGAGAGCACTCCTATGAAATTAAACTCTACAATCAGGGAGTAAAAGTTGAAGAAAAGAAAGGAGAACTGAACGTTTCTTCGGTAGAGTATGGGCTTTCTGGTTGGCTTGAGGTTGTTCCAAACCCGATTGAAGCGGGTAATAATGTGAGTGTTATCATTACTGTGAAGAATTCAGAGAATTACAAGCAAACATTGCCTATCGAGTTAGTTGATGATACTGGGAACGTTTGGTGGCCTCATGAGGATTATTACGGTGTTAATTATTCAATCTCGAATGGGTATTTGACAATCTACGCCAACAAGACTGCAAGAATAACTGCAACCATAGGACCCTTAACTCAAAACACGACCTTAATACTAAAAATAGGCGGGCGCCAAATGGCAAGTGAGGATGTTAAAGTCTTGGGAAGGGTTAATTGGTTAGAGTTGTCGAGAGTGTCTTGTAATGATTTGGTTTTGAAGGTTGGTGGAACTCTTGACTACAAGGGTACGGCAACGTGTGTAGTTGAGCTTAGAAATCCAACTCGGAGTGGGGTTGCCATCGAGTTAGACGAATCGAGAGTCCTCTCAATAGACTTCCCAATGGATCATTCTAATGGGGTGATAACTCTGGATACTACTACAACGATCAAAGCTGGGGAGACTGGAAATGTTTATATTACCTTTAAAGCTTGGACTTCAGACTTCACGGCATTTGCACGCTACTGGCTTCGTGGTTATTATCACCTGCCAGTAACAATTGAATTCGAGTTGAAAATGTCAAGGGGTAATAATTTCGAATACTCAAAATACGAGAAGTACAAAATCTCAACTCAAATCCAAGTAAAAACAAGCGACACAATCTACCTTGCAGTTTCAGCAGACATCGGATCATTCTTTACAGGTGGAGAAGGATTAAGGGGAATTGTAGTAGCATTTAAAGAAGGAAAACGAGCAAAAACTGTTTGGGAGATATTTAAGGTAGCACAGGCATTTATAAGAGGAATACTAAAGAAGTGGTGAGTCAAAATGGTGGGGAGTGTTTATACTCTGTTTCTTTATTTTTCCATTATTCTTGGAGTGATTGTAGGAGTTAGAACAAGGTCTTTCCATTCCTCCTTGGCGGTTTTAGTATTTTCCTCAACCTTTGTTGCGGGAATTAAGTATAACAATTCATACATTGCAATCATCTCGTGGCTTGCTCTATCTACATTATCCTCTTACTTATTCCACTTGAACGTCATAATAAAGTCCAGGAAGGATGAGAGTGTTAGCAACGTGCTTATGGGGTACCTCCTAGGATTCTTTATATTACTTACCCTCAAGCTTCATGGAGCAGGATGGATATTATCCATCTTGGCCAGTTACTGGGTCTTCTATATACTCCTAATGTTTGATTATAGCAAAAACAGAAGAGCTTATTATCTTCTTAAGACCCTCTGGATCATCTTCTCCTGGGGAGCGTTGATTGAAGCGTTTGGACTTCAGAAAGAATTGTTGCCCTTCCTTGTAGTGTATACTTTGATTTTTATCCTCTGGTTCAAGAGGCAAGAGTACAGCCCTACATAAAGTTTTTGAAAGTTAAAACCGTTTCTAATTGTTTTTCTTTTTGTGTAATTTCATGGAAAATAATGGAAAGGGTGAGTGTGCACTTTATATATATGGAGAGGCATTATACTTTGAAAGAGGCATCAAAAATCCTTGGAGTTACTGTAAAAACACTTCAGAATTGGGACAAACAGGGAAAAATCAGAGTTATCAGAACACCTGGTGGGCGAAGAAGCATTCCAGAAAGTGAAATAAAGAGGATACTCGGAATCCACGAGGAGAGAAAAGTGGTTGGTTATGCAAGAGTCTCAAGTAGAACACAAAAAGATGACTTGAAGAGGCAAGTACAGGCAATCCAACAGTATGCGAAAGAAAAAGGCTGGAATGTTGAAATCCTCAAGGACATTAGTTCGGGATTGAATGAAAAGAGGAAAAACTCCTCAAAATGGTGGCAAACAAGAAAGTGTCAAAGTCATCATCACACATCCCGACAGACTAACAAGATTTGGATTCAAAACACTCAAAACACTCTTTCAAGCCCTTGGAACAGAGATAATAATAATCAACGAAACTCAAAAAGAGCTAAGAGAAGAACTCATTGAAGACTTGATAACAATCATCTCGCACTTTGCTGGTAAATTATATGGAATGCATTCCCACAAGTACAAAGAGGTTGTAGAGAATGAAAAACAACTCCTCCAAGAATGAAACCATCGTCAAGGCATACTCAATCCCACTCCAACCTGATAAGATTATCCTAGACTTTATTGAAGAGTATCACAAACTGGCAAAAATCACTCTTGAAAAAAATCCTTAGTACTGAAAAATTCACGAAAGTCGAGAGGAAGCAACTCCGAGACAAACTCCTCAAAGAGTGGAATTATGCCGCCCACTACGTTGACTCCGCAATAAACCAAATGCTTGGGCTTGTAAAGTCCTACAAGCGGAAACTCAGGAGGGGCAAGAAAGTTCGGGAACCAAAGCTGAAGAAGAAATTCGTTTATGTAAAATCCACACTCTTCACCCTCAAGGGTTCAGTGCTGAGGATAACAATAAT contains:
- a CDS encoding TIGR00296 family protein, with the protein product MYRIKDEWGEFLVRLARRAIEEYLRTGREIEPPKDIPPELWEKMGVFVTLNRHNVPPQAALRGCIGFPLPIYPLVKATIKAAIYAAVDDPRFPPVKLEEMNNIVVEVSVLTPPELIEGPPEERPKKIKVGRDGLIVEKGIYTGLLLPQVAVEWGWDEEEFLAETCWKAGLPPDCWLDEDTKVYKFTAEIFEEEYPRGPVKRKPLIPQSQD
- a CDS encoding nucleotidyltransferase domain-containing protein, translated to MPREKVVRVWDEREVVYSPKRWRILWEKREKALKIMELLKDFDPHVYGSVARGDVRRDSDIDIVIPYRVPSYLIELALGDLIQRRRIVMATPWHLIKGHIEIDEETTVTFFLVDPTDRELEFYKWGGMLDLWGVKTKQRVPGVNKKLILIIPTDKGHIEREVVGREAEVAKILGVSVDIVEERVKVLTRRDRIGRTGIYLDEEVPDWKSFEEFLKELADRDPNIRRRVRESL
- a CDS encoding D-aminoacyl-tRNA deacylase produces the protein MKVIMTTKIDKASMNIREKLIENFGFTESNLTFDGNRVYEKEDILILTTNEEMIYYDYLDKEIEKQTKIKPEVIVFASRHSSAKKLPSLTTHVTGNWGKAMYGGKDESFAIAFPSAMKLALLKMHELNDLGWTVCYEATHHGPSELEVPSLFIEIGSSEEEWVNDRAGEIIAETIMYVLKKREKFKVALGIGGGHYAPKQTKVALESDLAFSHILPKYAQPVKKEVILRALSRSTEEVEAIYVDWKGSRGETRQLAKELANELGLEFIKD